Proteins encoded in a region of the Abyssibacter profundi genome:
- a CDS encoding L,D-transpeptidase, with translation MRAADEVRGQPALGIPTASACPARASARTERLACVALATTGRSRLSAWIWAAVAIGLQSLFASSAQAAAQTLQPNLIRSIELSTPAPAGIDRGLGRFLGMPLTPQVRRATRQHLLAVLAEPQAEWDVDTSEGLDQHGRWHIRLTPPPRPAAPTLQRQARPAAYTTAFQRWVDSGSQALIDRSARQLWLMTPDGPRSFPVAVGRPGHATPLGRRTVQAVSANPTWYPTPAMHRDAARQGRRLPRRVPPGPGNPLGSHFIALGDAIGIHGTNAPASIGRAVSRGCVRMHPDDILIVAASLRPGDAVWIVASINDSMAPLANRAARQDRSAQSTSSRHFLPTLPAEAGA, from the coding sequence GTGCGTGCAGCGGATGAGGTCCGTGGCCAGCCCGCCCTGGGCATTCCAACTGCGTCTGCTTGCCCAGCCAGGGCTTCAGCCCGCACCGAACGACTCGCCTGCGTTGCGCTGGCAACGACCGGGCGCTCCCGCCTCTCCGCATGGATTTGGGCCGCTGTCGCCATCGGGCTGCAGAGCTTGTTTGCCAGCTCTGCACAGGCAGCGGCGCAAACCCTGCAACCCAACCTGATCCGCAGTATTGAGCTGAGCACGCCGGCACCCGCAGGCATCGACCGCGGCCTGGGACGATTCCTGGGCATGCCCCTGACACCGCAGGTGCGTCGCGCGACGCGTCAACATCTGCTGGCCGTTCTGGCCGAGCCGCAGGCTGAATGGGACGTGGACACCTCCGAGGGCCTGGATCAACACGGCCGCTGGCATATCCGGTTGACTCCGCCCCCTCGGCCGGCCGCGCCCACGCTGCAACGCCAGGCCCGGCCCGCCGCCTACACGACCGCCTTCCAGCGCTGGGTCGACTCCGGTAGCCAGGCGCTCATTGATCGCTCCGCCCGGCAGCTCTGGCTGATGACACCCGATGGCCCCCGGTCGTTTCCGGTGGCGGTCGGGCGACCGGGCCATGCCACACCGCTGGGTCGGCGCACGGTACAGGCGGTGTCGGCCAATCCAACCTGGTATCCAACCCCTGCCATGCACCGCGATGCGGCCCGGCAGGGCCGCCGACTGCCTCGTCGTGTACCGCCCGGCCCCGGCAATCCGCTGGGCAGCCACTTCATTGCCCTGGGTGATGCGATTGGCATTCATGGCACGAACGCCCCTGCGTCGATCGGCCGCGCGGTCAGCCGAGGTTGTGTTCGCATGCATCCCGACGACATTCTCATCGTCGCCGCCAGCCTGCGGCCTGGCGATGCCGTCTGGATTGTGGCATCCATCAACGACAGCATGGCCCCGCTCGCAAACCGAGCGGCCCGGCAAGACAGATCTGCGCAATCAACATCATCTCGCCACTTTTTACCCACCCTGCCCGCAGAGGCAGGCGCTTGA
- the dksA gene encoding RNA polymerase-binding protein DksA gives MSEDEYMNDAQLAFFRQRLLEQRAEVLEREREIRERLNHRESAADPVDRAATEEERWLDLRLRDRESKLLRKIDSALESIRHKEYGYCEQTGEPIGIPRLLARPTATLCIDAKDTTEQIQAQYRD, from the coding sequence ATGTCCGAAGACGAGTACATGAACGACGCGCAGTTGGCGTTCTTTCGTCAGCGGCTGCTGGAACAGCGCGCTGAGGTGCTGGAACGCGAGCGCGAAATTCGTGAACGCCTCAACCATCGCGAATCCGCTGCCGACCCTGTCGACCGCGCAGCGACCGAAGAAGAGCGCTGGCTGGATCTGCGGCTGCGCGACCGGGAAAGCAAGCTGCTGCGCAAGATCGACTCTGCGCTGGAAAGCATCCGGCACAAGGAGTACGGCTATTGTGAGCAGACCGGCGAGCCCATCGGCATCCCGCGGCTGCTCGCCCGCCCCACGGCCACGCTTTGCATCGATGCCAAGGACACGACCGAGCAGATTCAGGCGCAGTATCGCGACTAG
- a CDS encoding SDR family NAD(P)-dependent oxidoreductase — MTRFDYREKTALITGASSGIGEAFAHQLAARGMHLILVARSQDKLLSLADALGREHGCRTKVLVADLSDPDQASGLADRVKSAGLQADLIINNAGFGTHGRFTRQSAAQERREVLLNALAPLEIAHAFVPGMVERGGGAIINVASSAGFQATPYMSTYGATKAFLLHLSEGLWAELEPDNIQVMAVCPGPVATNFFEASGSPTLKKALSTTPMISAERCVRESLEAFDKGRPVVVPGLSIKLMTQSGRFMPRALLTKISARMLGPKKRKTG, encoded by the coding sequence ATGACCCGCTTTGACTACCGCGAAAAGACTGCTCTGATCACAGGTGCTTCATCCGGGATTGGGGAAGCCTTTGCCCATCAACTCGCCGCCCGCGGCATGCACCTCATCCTCGTGGCTCGATCCCAGGACAAGCTGCTGTCGCTTGCGGACGCGCTTGGCCGCGAGCACGGCTGCCGCACCAAGGTGCTGGTCGCTGACCTGAGTGATCCGGATCAGGCCAGCGGATTGGCCGATCGCGTCAAGAGTGCCGGTCTGCAGGCCGATCTCATCATTAACAACGCCGGTTTCGGCACGCACGGTCGCTTTACGCGCCAGTCCGCCGCGCAGGAGCGCCGTGAGGTCCTGCTCAATGCGCTGGCGCCGCTGGAGATTGCCCATGCCTTCGTACCCGGCATGGTGGAACGCGGCGGGGGCGCCATCATCAACGTCGCCTCCAGCGCCGGCTTTCAGGCCACCCCATACATGAGCACCTATGGGGCGACCAAAGCGTTTCTGCTGCACCTGTCCGAGGGGCTCTGGGCGGAACTGGAACCGGACAACATCCAGGTCATGGCGGTGTGCCCTGGCCCGGTGGCCACGAATTTCTTTGAGGCCTCCGGCAGTCCGACACTCAAAAAGGCCTTAAGCACCACGCCCATGATCAGCGCAGAGCGCTGCGTGCGTGAAAGTCTGGAGGCCTTCGACAAGGGGCGCCCGGTGGTCGTGCCCGGTTTGAGTATCAAGCTCATGACCCAAAGCGGGCGTTTCATGCCGCGTGCACTGCTCACAAAAATCAGTGCGCGCATGCTCGGCCCCAAGAAGCGCAAGACCGGATGA
- a CDS encoding sulfite exporter TauE/SafE family protein, with translation MIPLDLALAMIVLAGLVIQTMTGFGFNVVAVTLGALLLPIKIWLPVVVALNLPMSAWVAWRNRDAIDWALLLRQILPVMAVGFAVGVAAAFVLSGNWLRTSFGVLVVLLALRELLRLSGWVQAASGAVPQSRPARLWVLLAGLVQGLYASGGPLLVHALARMEIPRARFRATLMTIWFTLNLVLSIAYLSGGFWTVDMGLRAAWLVLLVPPGIWLGDWLHHHASERGFAVAVQLVLLAAGLALAFG, from the coding sequence ATGATTCCGCTGGATCTGGCGCTGGCGATGATCGTGCTGGCCGGTCTGGTCATTCAGACCATGACGGGCTTCGGCTTCAATGTCGTTGCAGTCACGCTGGGCGCCTTGTTGTTGCCGATCAAAATCTGGCTGCCCGTGGTCGTGGCGCTCAACCTGCCGATGTCAGCCTGGGTGGCCTGGCGGAACCGTGACGCCATCGATTGGGCGCTGTTACTCAGGCAGATTCTCCCTGTGATGGCTGTGGGGTTTGCGGTCGGGGTGGCGGCGGCCTTTGTGCTGTCGGGCAACTGGCTGCGAACCAGCTTCGGCGTGTTGGTCGTGCTCTTGGCCTTGCGTGAATTGCTGCGATTGTCGGGCTGGGTCCAGGCGGCGTCTGGGGCGGTGCCGCAGTCCCGGCCGGCGCGGTTGTGGGTCTTGCTGGCCGGGTTGGTCCAGGGCCTGTATGCCTCCGGCGGACCGCTACTGGTTCACGCGCTGGCCCGGATGGAGATTCCGCGGGCGCGTTTTCGCGCAACACTGATGACCATCTGGTTCACGCTGAACCTTGTGTTGAGCATCGCCTATCTCAGCGGCGGGTTCTGGACAGTCGACATGGGCCTGCGGGCCGCATGGCTGGTTCTGCTGGTCCCGCCGGGCATCTGGTTGGGCGATTGGCTGCATCATCACGCGTCGGAACGTGGATTTGCCGTGGCCGTGCAGCTGGTGCTGCTGGCGGCAGGACTGGCACTGGCGTTCGGATGA
- a CDS encoding MFS transporter codes for MWAWAAYDWANSAFATSVLVAFFPVFFARYWGSDLSGQDSTFWLGIGSSVASLLVALLSPMLGAVADRGGLKKRLLAVMTALGVAGTAALCWIGPGAWGWAMTAFVIAQVGFALGISFYDALIVDVCEPAQRHRVSALGYALGYLGGGLLLVVHVVMTLKPAWFGLPDATAAVRVAFGSVALWWVLFSLPLFRHVRESRPPVSVPMTQAALGALRQLAKTLRRLRQYPDVVTFLIAYWLYIDGVHTIARMAVDYGAKLGFDTNALIQALVITQFVGFPATLLMARLAGRVGTRPALFVSIAIYIAVTVWGFFLQTQAQFFVMAAVIGLVQGSVQALSRSYFSVLIPAERAGEFFGFYNMMGKFAAVLGPVLVGVSAVVTGSSRLSILSIAVLFILGMVCLLRVRPAEEGRR; via the coding sequence ATGTGGGCCTGGGCCGCCTATGACTGGGCGAACTCGGCGTTCGCCACATCGGTGCTCGTGGCGTTCTTCCCGGTCTTTTTTGCCCGGTACTGGGGCAGTGACTTGTCGGGCCAGGACAGCACATTCTGGCTGGGTATCGGCAGTTCAGTTGCCAGCTTGTTGGTCGCACTGCTGTCACCCATGCTCGGTGCTGTGGCGGACCGGGGCGGCCTCAAGAAACGCCTGCTGGCGGTGATGACCGCCCTGGGTGTGGCGGGGACTGCCGCGCTTTGCTGGATCGGGCCAGGCGCCTGGGGCTGGGCCATGACCGCCTTTGTCATCGCTCAGGTTGGATTCGCACTCGGCATCTCCTTTTATGACGCGCTGATCGTTGACGTCTGCGAGCCGGCGCAACGCCATCGCGTGTCGGCGCTGGGGTATGCCCTCGGCTACCTGGGGGGCGGGCTGCTGCTGGTGGTCCACGTGGTGATGACGCTCAAGCCCGCCTGGTTCGGGTTGCCGGATGCCACAGCGGCCGTGCGTGTGGCCTTCGGGTCGGTCGCGCTGTGGTGGGTGTTGTTCTCGCTGCCGCTGTTCCGGCACGTTCGTGAGTCGCGGCCCCCGGTGTCGGTGCCGATGACGCAAGCGGCATTGGGGGCCTTGCGCCAGCTGGCGAAGACCCTGCGCAGACTGCGTCAGTACCCCGATGTGGTGACCTTTCTGATCGCTTACTGGCTGTACATCGACGGTGTCCACACCATCGCGCGGATGGCGGTCGACTACGGCGCCAAGCTTGGATTCGATACCAACGCGCTGATCCAGGCGCTGGTGATCACCCAGTTCGTCGGATTTCCCGCCACGTTGCTCATGGCGCGCCTGGCGGGGCGGGTCGGCACCCGGCCGGCTTTGTTCGTCAGCATCGCCATTTACATCGCGGTCACAGTCTGGGGGTTTTTCCTGCAGACGCAGGCCCAGTTCTTCGTCATGGCGGCGGTGATCGGTCTGGTGCAGGGCAGTGTGCAGGCCTTGTCCCGGTCGTACTTCTCGGTGTTGATTCCCGCAGAGCGCGCCGGCGAGTTCTTCGGCTTCTACAACATGATGGGCAAATTCGCGGCCGTGTTGGGCCCCGTGCTGGTCGGCGTCTCCGCGGTGGTGACGGGTAGCTCGCGCTTGTCGATTCTGTCCATCGCCGTGCTGTTTATCTTGGGTATGGTGTGCCTGCTAAGGGTTCGGCCGGCGGAGGAGGGCAGGCGATGA
- a CDS encoding M14 family zinc carboxypeptidase, producing the protein MARGLVFVAIACWALLVHTSATATVQTYVESGAGTNEIELGYPVPTPVDSALPVAGFRSYASLLARHRDLAGLGVIEERRVGTTLEGRPIWAYVIGDADLRLADGSGREPAIVFNGGTHAREWASPEVATALLETLAAGAQDGAFIEFLIDQTTIVLLPVLNIDGFLHTQRTPAQVLRTRYSGDPSNWPRDGRMRRKNMRGVDNDLTTEADGMLGVDLNRNNSPFWATSSRSSRDTASLVYHGAGPASEPEVLALQAAVADWEDRLRLFVDIHSFSRVFFAADTGHARRDAIARQVANIMGAATSGYGYDPSPAGGGIGALDEYFAYRYQIPSYTLEIEPGAAGASEYGHNGVTHDGFILPEDQVTRVRDELASALLLGAYRQAGPPVVHAFRLEAADGMMLAEGAWQPDGQQARQLDDQPATQLPTGELTLALQFDRPMRQHDGQQVLQYRGQSVPLLPAVTLVGRDADDQPFEWSVAAADMRWSGVSDSARYRADTLFITLDVEPGSGLAAARRLDVVVDAQDLSGQRLDALPATVADWADGGWTRYEDADGRSGDVGGASAAFRLVGAGGPDAPVPSSSSGGGGSGAVSPLLGLGGWLLVAWRQRRRRGSARSAACSRVSSARPA; encoded by the coding sequence ATGGCTCGGGGACTAGTGTTCGTCGCCATCGCGTGCTGGGCGCTGCTGGTCCACACGTCAGCAACCGCCACGGTACAGACCTACGTGGAGTCGGGTGCCGGGACCAACGAAATCGAACTGGGCTATCCGGTGCCCACGCCGGTCGACAGTGCCTTGCCGGTGGCTGGATTTCGCAGCTACGCCAGCCTGCTGGCGCGGCACCGGGATCTTGCCGGTCTTGGCGTCATCGAAGAGCGGCGTGTCGGTACCACGCTAGAGGGACGGCCGATCTGGGCCTACGTCATCGGCGACGCCGACCTGCGATTGGCCGATGGCAGCGGCCGGGAGCCCGCCATTGTCTTCAACGGCGGCACCCATGCGCGTGAATGGGCCAGCCCCGAGGTGGCCACGGCGTTGCTGGAGACACTGGCTGCCGGCGCACAGGACGGCGCGTTCATCGAGTTTCTGATTGATCAAACCACCATCGTTCTGCTCCCCGTCCTCAATATCGACGGCTTTTTGCACACCCAACGCACACCCGCCCAGGTGCTGCGCACCCGCTACAGCGGGGATCCCTCGAACTGGCCGCGCGATGGTCGGATGCGACGGAAGAACATGCGCGGGGTCGATAACGACTTGACCACCGAGGCCGACGGGATGTTGGGCGTGGACCTGAACCGGAATAACAGTCCGTTCTGGGCCACCAGCAGCCGCTCCAGTCGCGACACGGCGTCGCTGGTGTACCACGGCGCCGGCCCGGCGTCTGAGCCGGAGGTTCTGGCTCTACAGGCGGCGGTGGCCGACTGGGAAGATCGGCTGCGACTGTTCGTCGACATTCATTCGTTCTCCCGGGTCTTTTTCGCAGCCGACACCGGACATGCCCGGCGCGACGCCATTGCACGGCAGGTCGCCAACATCATGGGGGCCGCCACCAGCGGCTACGGTTACGACCCCAGTCCGGCGGGTGGGGGCATTGGTGCCCTGGACGAGTACTTTGCCTATCGCTACCAAATCCCTTCGTACACGCTGGAAATCGAACCCGGCGCAGCCGGCGCCAGCGAGTACGGCCATAACGGCGTGACCCACGACGGTTTTATCCTGCCGGAAGACCAGGTGACGCGGGTCCGCGACGAGTTGGCCTCGGCCCTATTGCTCGGCGCCTATCGACAGGCCGGTCCGCCCGTTGTCCATGCCTTCCGCCTTGAGGCTGCTGACGGGATGATGCTGGCCGAGGGCGCGTGGCAGCCCGATGGTCAGCAGGCGCGGCAATTGGATGATCAGCCCGCCACGCAGCTGCCGACCGGCGAGTTGACCCTGGCACTGCAGTTTGACCGCCCCATGCGTCAGCACGACGGTCAGCAGGTCCTGCAGTATCGCGGCCAGTCGGTCCCGCTGTTGCCTGCCGTGACGCTTGTGGGCCGAGACGCCGACGACCAGCCGTTTGAGTGGTCCGTGGCCGCTGCAGACATGCGCTGGAGCGGGGTGAGCGATTCGGCCCGCTATCGCGCCGACACGCTGTTCATCACGCTGGATGTGGAACCCGGTTCGGGTCTGGCTGCGGCGAGGCGCTTGGACGTCGTCGTCGACGCGCAGGATTTGTCCGGCCAGCGGCTGGACGCCTTGCCGGCGACCGTCGCGGACTGGGCGGACGGCGGATGGACGCGGTATGAAGATGCCGATGGTCGCAGCGGGGATGTCGGCGGCGCCTCTGCGGCCTTCCGTCTGGTCGGCGCCGGCGGTCCGGATGCGCCGGTTCCATCTAGCTCCAGCGGTGGTGGGGGTTCGGGCGCCGTATCGCCGCTGCTGGGGCTGGGTGGGTGGTTACTCGTGGCCTGGCGTCAGCGTCGGCGGCGGGGCAGCGCGCGTTCAGCTGCCTGCAGCCGGGTCAGCTCGGCGCGACCCGCGTAG
- a CDS encoding transglutaminase TgpA family protein, with the protein MSQQPPVSVRSLPRLLAVLAVVILPHVRNLPIWIPAFALAMMLWRLGVARRGWRMPGTLVRAGLAALAFASVLASFGSINGQTPGAALLVLMVALKLTETRSLRDYTVLTFLGYFLLGTHFLFDQSIPMIGFLLVCGVLLTAVLVDINHPDGGLPPRTSLRTGGLLVAQALPLMLIFFVLFPRIPGPLWGLPADSGSNAVTGLSERMSPGDISQLSQSDEVAFRVRFEDRIPPRPDRYWRGPVLWSFDGRAWEPGYSPNRQQAGTVANAERLLRYDVTLEAHRHHWLLALDVPMSLPADARLTSSRQLISRKPVRERRLYTVESALDYRLDPTLGDWARRIALSLPGTGNPRTRALAQRWRDDGLDDAELVNRALRMFREQPFVYTMQPPALGENSVDEFLFSTRRGFCEHYASAFAVLMRAAGVPARIVTGYQGGEMSANDQYMIVRQSDAHAWTEVWLPGQGWQRVDPTAAVAPDRVEVGLGAALPEGEPVPFLARGTASLLSVLRLQWDAINTQWNYWVLAYGPELQQSVLSRIGLPDWRSMILALTGLVSLLLTALGLWLLWQSRSAAPVDPARQIWNRATRRLQRLGIGPAPAEGPSDYADRVREQAPDLAPAVDALVQAYVATRYAGRAELTRLQAAERALPRRRR; encoded by the coding sequence GTGAGCCAGCAGCCCCCGGTTTCGGTGCGCAGCCTGCCCCGGCTACTGGCCGTGCTGGCCGTGGTCATCCTCCCGCATGTCCGCAATCTGCCGATCTGGATACCGGCATTCGCGCTGGCCATGATGCTCTGGCGCCTCGGCGTTGCGCGCCGGGGCTGGCGCATGCCCGGCACGCTGGTACGTGCCGGCCTGGCTGCCCTGGCCTTCGCCTCGGTCCTCGCGTCGTTCGGCTCGATTAATGGCCAGACACCAGGCGCGGCGTTGCTGGTGCTGATGGTCGCCCTCAAGCTCACCGAAACCCGGAGCCTGCGGGACTACACCGTGTTGACCTTCCTGGGCTATTTCCTGCTCGGCACGCATTTCCTGTTCGATCAGAGCATTCCAATGATCGGGTTTCTACTGGTCTGCGGCGTGCTGCTCACCGCCGTGCTGGTCGATATCAACCATCCCGACGGCGGACTGCCGCCGCGCACCAGCCTGAGAACCGGCGGTCTGCTGGTGGCCCAGGCGCTGCCGCTGATGCTGATCTTCTTCGTGCTGTTTCCCCGAATCCCGGGGCCGCTGTGGGGCTTGCCGGCCGACTCCGGCTCCAATGCGGTGACGGGGCTGAGCGAACGCATGTCGCCGGGGGACATCTCACAGCTGAGTCAATCCGATGAGGTGGCGTTTCGGGTGCGCTTCGAAGACCGCATTCCACCCCGCCCGGACCGTTACTGGCGTGGCCCGGTGCTGTGGTCCTTCGACGGCCGCGCCTGGGAGCCGGGTTATTCGCCCAATCGCCAGCAAGCGGGCACGGTCGCCAACGCCGAACGGCTGCTGCGCTACGACGTCACGCTGGAGGCGCATCGGCATCACTGGCTTTTGGCGCTAGATGTTCCGATGTCCCTGCCCGCCGACGCCCGGCTGACCTCGTCCCGGCAACTGATCTCACGCAAACCTGTTCGCGAACGCAGGCTCTATACGGTTGAGTCGGCCCTGGACTACAGGCTGGACCCCACGCTTGGGGACTGGGCGCGACGCATTGCCCTCAGCCTGCCCGGTACCGGCAACCCCCGCACACGCGCCCTGGCGCAGCGCTGGCGCGATGATGGCCTGGACGACGCGGAGCTGGTGAACCGCGCCCTGCGCATGTTCCGCGAACAGCCGTTTGTGTACACCATGCAGCCGCCTGCACTGGGCGAGAACAGCGTCGACGAATTTCTGTTCTCCACCCGTCGCGGCTTTTGCGAGCACTACGCCAGCGCATTCGCCGTGCTGATGCGCGCTGCGGGTGTGCCCGCGCGCATCGTCACCGGCTACCAGGGTGGCGAGATGAGTGCGAATGACCAGTACATGATTGTGCGCCAGTCAGATGCCCACGCCTGGACCGAGGTCTGGCTGCCGGGACAGGGCTGGCAGCGGGTCGACCCCACGGCGGCCGTGGCGCCCGACCGTGTGGAGGTGGGTCTGGGTGCGGCATTGCCCGAGGGTGAGCCCGTACCGTTTCTGGCCCGAGGAACCGCCTCATTACTCTCCGTGCTGCGCCTGCAGTGGGACGCGATCAATACGCAGTGGAACTACTGGGTACTGGCCTATGGCCCGGAGTTGCAGCAATCCGTGCTGTCTCGCATCGGGCTACCGGATTGGCGCAGCATGATTCTGGCACTGACCGGGCTGGTGTCCCTGCTGCTAACCGCGCTGGGGTTGTGGTTGCTGTGGCAATCACGCAGCGCCGCCCCGGTCGATCCGGCACGCCAGATCTGGAACCGCGCGACGAGGCGGCTGCAGCGGCTCGGGATCGGTCCTGCGCCGGCCGAAGGCCCCAGTGACTACGCCGACCGTGTGCGCGAACAGGCCCCCGACCTGGCCCCAGCAGTGGACGCCCTGGTCCAGGCCTACGTGGCGACGCGCTACGCGGGTCGCGCCGAGCTGACCCGGCTGCAGGCAGCTGAACGCGCGCTGCCCCGCCGCCGACGCTGA
- a CDS encoding DUF58 domain-containing protein, with protein MAWNPVRGINRRIEQWVTTRVQRLPGPVAIRRQRIYILPTRQGVVFGVMTFALLLGSMNYSNSLGFALTFLLAGLGLVCMHHTHGNLVNLRISARGSTPVFAGETLRFVVAIHNPSRRPRHVIGTGLRQGEWSDHWVDVPAGADVATGLDVPAPRRGRIPAPRFAVSTRFPLGLFYAWTWLELDQSGIAYPKPLGASLPATLEGDEGADHSSQQTGNDDFAGVRDYHRGDALSAIHWKVTARTGELVVKQFAQARRDEIVLHFDRLTAPDPEQRLSQLARWVLDATERGLSWSLVLPDQRVPAGSGPDHCARCLTALALFQSSSAVAS; from the coding sequence ATGGCCTGGAATCCGGTGCGCGGTATCAACCGGCGTATCGAGCAATGGGTGACGACCCGGGTCCAGCGCCTGCCTGGTCCGGTCGCGATTCGACGGCAGCGGATCTACATCCTGCCCACGCGTCAGGGCGTGGTGTTTGGCGTGATGACCTTTGCGCTGCTGCTGGGGTCGATGAACTACTCCAACAGCCTCGGCTTTGCCCTGACCTTTCTGCTCGCGGGGCTGGGACTGGTCTGCATGCACCACACCCATGGCAATCTCGTGAATCTGCGCATCTCTGCCCGTGGATCAACACCGGTGTTCGCTGGCGAGACCCTGCGCTTTGTCGTGGCCATCCACAACCCCAGCCGTCGCCCCCGTCATGTGATCGGCACGGGGCTGCGTCAGGGTGAGTGGAGCGATCACTGGGTCGATGTCCCTGCGGGGGCGGATGTCGCCACCGGCCTGGATGTCCCGGCACCACGGCGCGGACGCATTCCCGCTCCCCGGTTTGCCGTCTCGACCCGATTTCCGCTCGGCCTGTTCTATGCCTGGACCTGGCTTGAACTGGATCAAAGCGGCATCGCCTACCCCAAGCCCCTGGGAGCGAGCCTGCCGGCTACGCTGGAGGGCGATGAGGGGGCCGATCACAGCAGTCAGCAGACCGGAAACGACGACTTTGCCGGCGTGCGCGACTATCACCGTGGCGATGCGCTCAGCGCCATTCACTGGAAGGTGACCGCGCGCACCGGAGAACTCGTGGTCAAGCAGTTTGCCCAGGCGCGTCGGGACGAAATCGTGCTCCACTTCGACCGGTTAACCGCCCCCGATCCCGAGCAGCGCCTTTCGCAGCTGGCCCGCTGGGTGCTCGATGCGACCGAACGCGGCCTGAGCTGGTCCTTGGTGCTGCCAGATCAACGCGTCCCGGCCGGCTCGGGACCGGACCATTGCGCCCGCTGCCTGACGGCCTTGGCGCTTTTTCAAAGCTCCAGCGCGGTCGCCTCGTGA
- a CDS encoding AAA family ATPase — MTPSTIAGVELLTTVQARAAEIIVGKQPQLRLAIACLIGGGHLLIDDVPGMGKTTLAHTLARLLGLRFSRVQFTSDMLPADILGVSVFEGSEAGFVFHPGPVFSEVVLADEVNRASPKTQSALLEAMEERQVTIDGTTRALPQPFFVIATQNPGEQIGTFPLPESQLDRFMMRLELGYPSAEAELELLAGRSRRALLEEMLPVAGPEQLVAVQAAVETVETREPVLRYILALIRATRASAEVRDGLSPRAGLALKRAAQAWAYMDERPYVQPEDVQAVFSAVVAHRLRSADRRPLSAEAVQGIVEHVAIP; from the coding sequence ATGACCCCGAGCACGATCGCTGGTGTTGAATTGCTAACCACCGTCCAGGCCCGAGCGGCCGAAATTATCGTCGGCAAACAACCACAGTTGCGGCTGGCCATCGCCTGCCTGATCGGCGGGGGGCATCTGCTGATTGACGATGTCCCGGGCATGGGCAAAACCACGCTGGCTCATACCTTGGCGCGGCTGCTGGGGCTGCGTTTCAGCCGCGTGCAGTTCACCAGCGACATGCTGCCGGCCGATATTCTGGGCGTCTCGGTGTTCGAGGGCTCAGAGGCCGGCTTTGTGTTCCACCCCGGCCCGGTCTTTTCGGAGGTTGTGTTGGCTGACGAGGTCAACCGTGCCAGCCCCAAGACACAAAGCGCATTGCTTGAGGCCATGGAAGAGCGCCAGGTGACCATCGACGGAACCACCCGGGCCCTGCCCCAACCCTTTTTCGTCATCGCCACACAAAACCCAGGGGAGCAGATCGGGACATTCCCGCTGCCCGAGTCCCAGCTGGACCGGTTCATGATGCGCCTGGAGCTGGGATACCCCTCGGCCGAGGCCGAACTGGAACTGCTGGCCGGACGCAGCCGCCGCGCCTTGCTGGAGGAGATGTTGCCCGTGGCCGGCCCCGAGCAGCTGGTCGCCGTCCAGGCAGCCGTCGAGACCGTGGAAACCCGAGAGCCGGTGCTGCGTTACATTCTGGCGCTCATCCGGGCCACACGGGCATCCGCGGAGGTCCGCGACGGTTTGTCCCCGCGAGCGGGGCTGGCGCTTAAGCGTGCGGCCCAGGCCTGGGCCTACATGGATGAACGGCCATACGTGCAGCCGGAGGACGTGCAGGCGGTGTTCTCCGCGGTGGTTGCGCATCGACTACGCAGCGCGGATCGGCGCCCGCTCTCGGCCGAAGCCGTGCAGGGCATCGTCGAACACGTCGCCATTCCCTAG